ATCTGGAATCAGAGCCAGGAAAACGCTTGACCTATGACCAGGGAACTTTAGAAATTACGGTGCCGCTGCCACCCCACGAAGCTTATCAATCGCTGCTGGGGCGTCTGGTTGAGGTGACAACGGAGGAAACCAACGTTGAGATCCCAAGCTTAGGGTCGACGACCTGGAGCCGGGAGGATCTGCTAAAGGGGCTAGAGCCAGATGAATGCTTTTATATTCAGAATGAACTGGTGGTCCGGGGAAAAAGCAGATTGATTTGAGGGTTGATCCGTCCCCCGATTTGGCGATCGAGGTAGACTATACCCACAGTTCCCTTAACCGTCTCGCGATTTATGCCGCCTTGGGGATGCCAGAGGTATGGCGGTTGGATGAGCAAACCTTAACGCTGTATCGGTTGGTAGACAGGGATTACCAGGTCCAGGAAACCTCGATCGCCTTGCCCCTCTGGCACCGAGACGACCTCCTCCGATTTTTGTTAATGAGCCAAACAATGGGAGAAACCAGTTGGGTAAAAGCCTTGCGGCAATGGCTGCGGGAGAGGTTGGCAGGGGCTTAGCGATCCCGGTGGCTAAAGGGGCGGGCATTGGGTCCAACATAGGTTGCGCACAGGTGACCCTCACCCACCAGTTGATATTTATAGGTGACTAACCCCTCCAGACCGACGGGACCGCGCGGGGGCAGTTTTTGGGTGCTGATCCCCACTTCGGCCCCAAACCCATAGCGGAACCCATCGGCAAATCGCGTCGAGCAGTTGTGAAACACGCCGGCGGCATCGACTTGGGCCATGAAATCCTCGGCTGTTTGGGCATTGCGGGTGACGATCGCCTCGGTATGGCGGGACCCGTAGGTGTTGATATGCTCAATGGCAGCAGCTAGATCAGGAACCACTCTCACGGCCAGGATCAAGTCGCTGTATTCGGTTGCCCAATCTGCTTCAGTGGCGGCTACCAGGGGTTGGGCCAGGGACAGCGAGGTCAAGCATTCCCGACTCAAGGGATCGACCCGCACCTCAACGCCCCGCTCCTGGAGGGCCGGCACGACCAAGGGCAGAAACGCTGGTGCGATTGCGCTATGGACCAGTAAAGTCTCGATCGCATTGCAGGCAGCGGGATACTGCACCTTGGCATCGAGGGTGATCGCTACGGCTTGTTCGAGATCGGCTTCTGCATCGACATAGAGATGACAAATCCCGTCGGCATGGCCCAAGACGGGAATCCGGGTATTCTCCTGCACAAATCGGACAAAGCTATTGGAGCCGCGGGGAATAATCAGATCCACCCAGCGATCGAGCTTGAGCAGTTCCAGAGTTTCGGCACGGGTGGTCAGCAGCAGCACCGTATCGGGATTGACACGGGTTTGGGCCAAGCCCTGTTGGATTGCCTGCACTAAGGCGGTACAGGAGCGCACGGCCTCTTGCCCTCCCTTGAGGATGACCCCATTCCCCGACTTAATCGCCAGGGAGGCAATCTGGATCACGGCATCAGGGCGGGCCTCAAAAATCACGCCCAGAACGCCCAGGGGACAGGTTCGTCGTTGCAGCACCAGCCCGGTATCGAGTTCCCGATGAATTTGTACCGCGCCGATCGGGTCCGGCAACTGGGCCACATCCCGTACCCCGGCGATCGCGGCTTGCAGCTTAGCCGCATCCAACTTCAAGCGGGCATAGAGGGCGGGGGCAATGCCTGCGGCTTGGGCAGCTTCACAATCGGCCTGGTTGGCGGCCAAAATTTCCGGAGCCGCTGCGGCTAGGGCCTCAGCAATTGCCAGAACCGCAGTATTGCGTCCCTGGGTTGAGCATTGGGCCAACTGACGGGCGGCAGCGCGGGTTTGTTGGGCCAAGGTTGACAGGGGCAGCGCGAGCGGCGTATCGGCGCGATCGGCAGACACGGGCGTGGTTGGGATAGAAGCAGAAGGCGAAGCAGTCATAGCAAAGGAGTCAAGAACGCAACGGCTGTGGCTGAATTAAGGAGAGTTTCAAGTAAATAATGATATTCTATAATAGACTATAAAAGTCTACCATCAAGCGTCAAGGATAGTCCAATGGCAGAGTGTTGCGTCAAGTGTGGTCACCCGCATGTGGTCAAGAATGGCTTCGTAGCTGGACGCCAACGCTTCAAGTGTAAGTCCTGTCACTACCAGTTCACAACTGAGAAGCTAGAGCGAGGTAAACCCCTATGGATGAAGTTAGAAGCGGTTCTACTCTATATTAGTGGTCTGTCCCTGAATGCCATTGCTGAGAACTTGGATGTATCGGCTCAGGCGGTGTTGAACTGGGTTCGCGACTTTGCTAGGGCCAATATTGAGAAGCCGGAACCGGGCAAAGTGGTTGTCGTGGAGTTAGATGAGTTCTGGCATTTCGTCGAGTCAAAAAAAACCGAATATGGATCTGGAAAGCGTATGACCGTGATCATGGGCAACTTATTGACTGGGAATTGGGAAATCGTGATTGTGAGACTGTAGAGAGACTGCTGGAACGCTTAGCACAGTGGCAAGTTACGGTTTACTGCACCGATGGTTGGCAGGGCTTTGAATCCCTGCTGGACGAGCATCCGGATGCTTATCATGTCGCAACTAAGACTGAAACGAAGGCGATCGAACGGAACAACTCAGATCACCGTCATTGGTTTGCTCGCTTTAAGCGGAAAAGCAAGGTTGTCTCCAAAAGTCTGGAAATGGTCGATCTGACAATGGCACTATTTGCAAAGTTTCGCGTCAATGGCAATATTGAGTTACTGCGAAATTGGAGGCTATCATTACTTACTTGAAACTCTCCTCTATCGCAATGTTTTTGTTGCCCTTTTTTGTTGCCCTGTTCTTATAGTCATTGCAATTGAGACTGAAACAGCACCCTCACCCCCAACCCCTCTCCCAGAGCGGGAGAGGGGCTTAGACATCTCTTTCTAATTTGAAATAACTATAAAATGCCAGGAGCGAGACTTGAACTCGCGACACGAGGATTTTCAGTCCTCTGCTCTACCAACTGAGCTATCCCGGCGAGAGCGTTGAGGCACTGCTTATTTTTTCAGTGCTTTATAAGCCTAGCAAGTGGACGGGCAACTTGGCAAGCGCGTTTTTTGCTATTAGGGGGTTAGCGGGTTCCCTCATGTCCTTTAACGAAACCCTTGTGCTGTTGGGGACCAGTGCAGCAGGCGATAACCGCCCCCTTGGTCGGCGGCATTGGCCGGTGGCGAGGGAGTACGCCGATCGCTTACCAACAAGTAGGCTGTTTCCTGGGGGTTCAGGGCAGCGATCGCCATGAGTTGCTGGTTGGGGGTTGCGGTGAACTCGCTATAGATGAGATGACCAGCACTGGAAAGAATGACGGTGCGACGGGGTTGGGGTTGGGTCGCTGGGGGTTGGGTGTAGGTGGCTAGGGCTTTGAGGACCGCCAATTCCTCAGCTCCCAAGCGAAAGACGGTATCCATTTTCCGTCGGTCGGTTAGCGGTACCTGTTGTACCTGCCAGTGTCCAATCCAGGGTAACCAGTCAGCGAGCTGAGGATCAGCCGCATCAGGTACTTTCCCGGCCCGTTGCAAGTCTTTCCAAAGCCCCGTAAAGAGGCGTTCACTCTTAGGCGCATCCTGGGCATAGAGATCCGCCAAGCTCAGCGTCGGAGGCTGGAGCAGTAACCGAGCGGCAGTAGCCGTTAGGGCTAACGGGGGTGAGGTTGGGCCAGTTCCCGTCTCAGGCGATGGCAACGGTGCCCCTAGGGCCAGTAATTCCAGTTGTCCATTTTGGAAGCGGACGGCTTTCACCTTGGTTAGGGTCACTTGCTGCTGCTCATTCGCCTGCCAAGTCACCAGTTGGACTTGAGCGTCGGTGTTTAACCCCAATAAGCGCCACAGTTGTTGGGCTGCCGTGGCCGGTGACAGGTCCAATTGGGAGAAAGGCGGCTGTTGCCACCGCTGACCGTCGTGAAAACCGAGGACCTGAATGCGATACCAGATCTGGTCATTGGGGCGTTCGCGCAGTGTCTCCTTCGGAGAATTGAGATTCGCGATGGCATCAGGGTGCAGCCAATCGTTCGGGTTAGGGGCAGTGAGCAGGGTGACTGAGCCGATAATCTGGCTGAAATGGCTGGGGAGGGCCTGTTCCGCTTCGGCAGCTTGCAGTAAATCTAACCGTTGGCGAATCGTGGCTTCACGGGTGGCATCCATTGGCCGTTGTTGTTGTACCCAGGCGATCGCGCCCTCATACCCCCGCTGGGCCTGCATAAACAGCGCCCCCCACGTCTGTAACGCGACCTGATCGGGCGTCACAGTTAACGCTGTTTCTAGCCGTCGCCAAATCCGTCCTGGATCGGTCTGTAAAAGGTTGGCAATCTCCAGCCGTTTGGTTGCACTCTGGTCAAAGATTGCCAGGGCAGCTTGCCAGCGACCATCGAGCAAATGGGCAAGGACCTGTTCACTGGTACTGACCCAGGTTTGCTCCGCCTGGAGTGTCGTAATCCGGGCATGGAGTTTGATCAGATCCATCTGGGCTTGAGCTAGATCGGTCCAAGCATTACTCTTTGTCTTCACGCGCTCCAACTGCTGGAGGGCTGGGGACCAAAGACCCACCTGGGCTAATTTGATCGCCTGCTGATAGGCGGCCCCATTCAGGGCGGGTGGTGTGAGGGGGATGGGTGCGAGTTCCCACGGGCTAAGCAGGAAGTTACGCGATCGCAGTTGGTAAACGACTAATCTCGGTTCCAGATCGATCGTTTGATTCACCACCAATTCCGGTTCTTTTCCCCCCGTGACCTCCTGCCAAGTGGGAAATTGGTTCGCCGGACTCACCCACGGGGCCAGCAAACTGAGGTGCAACTGGTCCGGGTTGTAGTACAGCACCTGGCCATAGAGGCGCGTTTGATTATCCTGTACCCGTTGTCCACTCAGGCTAAACCACACCCCTGGCAGGGCGCTTGTCCCTTCAAAGCGGCGCAGATCCGTGAGGGGCAAGGGTTGGTTGGAACCGGGTGGGGCTGCATCGGGTGGGCTGTTAGAAGGCAGCAGCGCAGCCAGGACAAAGGATTCCGCTGGCCCCGCCACCATCAACTGGTGTACCCGGCGATACGTTGGGGCGGTAGCTATCACGGGTGAGTCGGTGACCGTCTGATACACCCGCAACTCGACGATCGCATCACACCTGCCACGGGTCGGAGCGAGGCTGGCAGGACAGGGGGTCGGCGAGAAAATAGGCAATAACCAGGCGGTAACAGGAACGGGGTTAGCGGCAGCTTGTTGAGGTGTCAGAGGGATCAAATCACCAGGGATCAAACCCACTTGCCGGATTTCGGTGTGAATATCGGCGAGCGTTTGGGAGGGCTGTGCTTGTGCGATCGGGATGCGGGTCCAATCAGGCAACCAGTGATTCAGCCAAGCCACCTGGTTAGGGTTCAACATGAGGCGGGTCCCCAACCATATCCCACTGCCAATAAGACCCAGCGTGATCGTCAAGCTGGCGATCGTCAGGCCCATTTTCAAGCTCGTACTCAAGAGTTGGGGGGAATGGTGAGCCTGTAGCGACCGGACAGGAGGCGAGTTATGCGGATAGGCGTTTCCCAGGGAGACGCTAGGTGATCGGGCGGTGATCGCTAACGAGGTTTGGCCTGGGGGGAGGTGATGGGCTGCTCTTGCCGAGACGCTGGCTGGCTGGGGCGGTGTGACGAATGCCTGCGGTTGCCGTTGGCGACGGGTAGCGCCAACGTCTAGGGTTGGCCGATAGCGGGAGGTGTCTGTGCCAGGGGAAATGCTCGCAGGTGGCATCGCCGTCCCGGCTGTCTGGTCAGGATCAGGAGCCGTGGCTGACATTAATTCTTCCGAGGGATCCCCGTCTCGATGCGTGGATGCCGATGGGGCATGATTCTCTGGGGAAGACCCTGCGTGATTTGCCGATGGCGATGCCGTGCGAATGCGGTATGAATCGCTCATCCTAAAACAGCCGTAAGCAATTGCCCTTCTAGCATAAAAAGTTTTTGTCTAACTGCCTACCGGGGGTGTAGAGAGGGGGTTGCTGTGTCAGACAACGTTGGTCAAACAACGTTGGCAAAACCATACCCCCACGGACAGAATGGGGATACGATAGATCGTTTGTGGTTTAAGGCTTCCTCATCTCTATGGCTCTTGGTTACGTTGCGCTGGTTCTCCATGCTCATTTACCCTTTGTCCGGCACCCCGAAAGCAGCTATGTGCTGGAGGAAGAATGGTTATATGAAGCGATCGTAGAGACCTATATTCCGCTGCTCAAAGTATTTGAAGGCTTACGACGGGACGGAGTGGATTTCAAACTAACCATGAGTCTGACCCCGCCGCTCATCTCAATGCTGCGCGATCCCTTGCTCCAGGATCGCTTTGATCAGTATCTAACCCAATTACAAACGTTGGCAGCAATGGAAGTGGAGCATAATGCCCACTATGGTCATATTCGCTATCTAGCAGAACACTACTGTACAGAATTTAAGGAAGCCCGCGAACTGTGGGAACGCTACGATCGCGATCTGATCACGGCTTTCAAGCAATTTCTTGACACTAATAATCTGGAAATTATCACCTGTGGAGCCACGCATGGTTATCTGCCCTTGATGAAGATGTATCCCCAGGCCGTATGGGCACAAATTCAGGTGGCTTGTGAACATTATGCGGAGAATTTTGGCCAGCCGCCGAAGGGGATCTGGCTCCCTGAATGTGCTTACTACGATGGCCTAGAGCGGCTGATTGCCGATGCGGGGTTGCGCTATTTTGTGATGGATGGGCATGGGGTGCTCTATGCCCGTCCGCGTCCGCGCTATGGCTCCTATGCCCCCGTGTTTACAGAGGCAGGGGTAGCGGCGTTTGGCCGGGATCATGAGTCATCGCAACAGGTGTGGTCGGCAGAGGTGGGCTATCCCGGATCACCCGAATATCGGGAGTTTTATAAGGACTTGGGTTGGGAGGCAGAATATGAGTATATTAAGCCAT
This DNA window, taken from Trichothermofontia sichuanensis B231, encodes the following:
- a CDS encoding Uma2 family endonuclease translates to MVLRGVSWATYQALIRDLESEPGKRLTYDQGTLEITVPLPPHEAYQSLLGRLVEVTTEETNVEIPSLGSTTWSREDLLKGLEPDECFYIQNELVVRGKSRLI
- a CDS encoding Uma2 family endonuclease, producing the protein MRVDPSPDLAIEVDYTHSSLNRLAIYAALGMPEVWRLDEQTLTLYRLVDRDYQVQETSIALPLWHRDDLLRFLLMSQTMGETSWVKALRQWLRERLAGA
- a CDS encoding glutamate-5-semialdehyde dehydrogenase; the protein is MTASPSASIPTTPVSADRADTPLALPLSTLAQQTRAAARQLAQCSTQGRNTAVLAIAEALAAAAPEILAANQADCEAAQAAGIAPALYARLKLDAAKLQAAIAGVRDVAQLPDPIGAVQIHRELDTGLVLQRRTCPLGVLGVIFEARPDAVIQIASLAIKSGNGVILKGGQEAVRSCTALVQAIQQGLAQTRVNPDTVLLLTTRAETLELLKLDRWVDLIIPRGSNSFVRFVQENTRIPVLGHADGICHLYVDAEADLEQAVAITLDAKVQYPAACNAIETLLVHSAIAPAFLPLVVPALQERGVEVRVDPLSRECLTSLSLAQPLVAATEADWATEYSDLILAVRVVPDLAAAIEHINTYGSRHTEAIVTRNAQTAEDFMAQVDAAGVFHNCSTRFADGFRYGFGAEVGISTQKLPPRGPVGLEGLVTYKYQLVGEGHLCATYVGPNARPFSHRDR
- a CDS encoding IS1 family transposase (programmed frameshift), encoding MAECCVKCGHPHVVKNGFVAGRQRFKCKSCHYQFTTEKLERGKPLWMKLEAVLLYISGLSLNAIAENLDVSAQAVLNWVRDFARANIEKPEPGKVVVVELDEFWHFVEFKKNRIWIWKAYDRDHGQLIDWELGNRDCETVERLLERLAQWQVTVYCTDGWQGFESLLDEHPDAYHVATKTETKAIERNNSDHRHWFARFKRKSKVVSKSLEMVDLTMALFAKFRVNGNIELLRNWRLSLLT
- a CDS encoding glycoside hydrolase family 57 protein → MALGYVALVLHAHLPFVRHPESSYVLEEEWLYEAIVETYIPLLKVFEGLRRDGVDFKLTMSLTPPLISMLRDPLLQDRFDQYLTQLQTLAAMEVEHNAHYGHIRYLAEHYCTEFKEARELWERYDRDLITAFKQFLDTNNLEIITCGATHGYLPLMKMYPQAVWAQIQVACEHYAENFGQPPKGIWLPECAYYDGLERLIADAGLRYFVMDGHGVLYARPRPRYGSYAPVFTEAGVAAFGRDHESSQQVWSAEVGYPGSPEYREFYKDLGWEAEYEYIKPFIMPNGQRKNVGIKYHKITERGIGLGDKALYDPYWAREKAAEHAGNFMFNRECQIRHLHSIMGRPPIVVSPYDAELFGHWWYEGPWFLDYFFRKSWYDQQTYELTHLADYLRQNPTQQVCRPAQSSWGFKGFHEYWLNDSNAWIYPHLHKATERMIALSQREPADELEWRALNQAARELLLAQSSDWAFIMRTGTMVPYAVRRTQSHLKRFTKLFEDLNAGKVDSGWLEKVETIDNIFPHLNYRVYRPL